Within Thermococcus sp. Bubb.Bath, the genomic segment CTTCTTGGCGACAGGCTCAGGATGCAGAGGCACTCCACTGATCCGGGTGTTTTCATAAGGAGCATGGCAACCAGGGGCTCCCTTGGTGGTCTGGCGAAGGCCACTAACGACGCGATAAAGGTGCTCGACGCCTCTGGCTACGACATCATATTCGTTGAGACCGTGGGTGTCGGCCAGACGGAAGTTGACATCGTCAGGACGGCCGATACGGTGGTTCTCGTGCTCGTCCCAGGTTACGGCGATGAGGTTCAGGCACTGAAAGCCGGTCTCATGGAGATAGCGGATATCTTCGCCATAAACAAGGCTGACCGGGAAGGTACTGAGATGCTCCACCTGGAAATTCAGATGGCGGTTGAGTTCGAGCGCGACCGCTGGAGGCAGCTTGGATGGGAGCCTCCGATAGTTGAAACCACTGCGTTTACCCTCAAGGGGGTTAGACCACTCTGGGAGGCAATTGGGAAGCATAGAGACTTCATGCTCTCCAGCGGAAGGCTAAAAGAAAGGAGAAGGCTCCGGGCCGTTGAGGAAGTCAAGGCGATAGTGGTTGACTCCGTTGTTTCCCGTGTTGAGGAGAGACTTCACTCTCCTGAGGCGGAGGAACTCATCGGGGGGGTTCTGTCCGGGAAGATAGACCCTTACTCTGCCGCGGACATCGTCATGGAGAGAGTTTTTGACGGGAGGTGATGGTATGTTCAAAAAGATAGACCACGTTGGTATAGCCGTTAAGAACCTTGAAGAGGCGATTAAGGTCTGGGAAGGCCTCGGCCTCAAGGTCGATGAGATTGAAGAAGTACCGGACCAGAAGGTCAGGACTGCGATAATCCACGTTGGTGAGAGCAGGATAGAGCTCCTCGAACCAACTGCGGAGGACTCGCCGATAGCGAAGTTCATAGCCAAGCGCGGCGAGGGAATACACCACATGGCCCTCGGCGTCAATGACATTGAGGCGACCCTCAAGCACCTTAAGGAGGAGGGATACCGCCTCATAGACGAGAAGCCCCGCATCGGCGCGGGCGGTGCAAAGATAGCCTTCGTCCACCCAAAGGCGGTCACCGGCGTTCTTCTGGAACTCTGCCAGAGGGATTGAATTTTGTTCGAAGTTTGCAGATATTTTTGTATATTTTTGTGATCAGCTGGTTAATCTTGGCACATACTTGAACCCTGGAGAGCCATGTTGGAATGTTTTGAATCTGAACTTGTATCGTTTGTTATGCGTTTCTTCCAGTTTCTTTCTGTTAATATCCCTATCTTAATTGCGAGGTATTTTGTTGACACAGGTAAAATGTACATTTTTGAAGTATTTATCTGGAGTTTATATGACCTACTGTTTCAATTAACCGATAAGGTTTTAAACTCTTATTCGTCATACCACAATGACCGGGTGAGGACAGCGATGATATTCTCTATCAACATCAAGGGACGTTCCAGAGGTTCAGAGTTCTCAGCCTCACCCCTGGTCCCCCACGAGTCACTGGGAAAGCTTGTCTCAAATAAGCTGAGCTCAAATAACGTCCTTTTAATAACCCGCACCCATCCCAAACTCGTCTTCAAGATTTTTAGGGATTCAAAGGGACATCTGAACGTTGTGTGGCTGAGTGACGTGGAGGATGAGAACAGCGTTAATCCAAGGGCCCTTTACCGTCTTGAGGCCCTGGTTGAAAATGAGCTTTCAAAAAGACGGTCCGTTCTTGTCTTCGATGGAATTGAGTACCTCATCATCGAGAACGGCCTGACCGGGACTCTTAAGTTCCTTGGAAAGGTTAGGGACATGGCAGCTCTCCATGATTCTGAGATGTACATCTCAGTCAGCGATGCCCTTGGTCCCAAGGAGCAGGCCCTCATACGCCGCGTTCTTGGACTCCCATAGGTTGGTTTCTTCCTGTTGCCTGTTTAGGACACTTGAACGTTGGTGTAAGGGGCGCTGAAGCATCAAAAGTTTGAATGGCTTCTGAGAATTAGCTTTTGTGATAAGTAGATTCCTGCAGAAACTGGCAGATAGGGAGGTTGCTTTTCTTTTTAACACCCTTTGGGCGTTATACTCTGAGTAAACCCCTAAAAAGCTGGAATTTTAGTCGTGAATCCTGATAAAAATGAAGCGAGTATGATTAGACATTCGCTTTTCAAAGTAATTGATTAAGACAGTTAGAACAATTCCGCCAGTGCTGGAACTTTGCTAGCAAAGTTTCATTAAAGCTTGTGGTTCCTGTTAGGAGGTGACATTTCCAGGGGGATTTTCTTGGAGAAATTTGCTGTTAGATCGGGAATTTAGGTAAATTAGTAAGTAAACCCACTTGAAAAATGGGCTTGTTAGAATCTCATACTTCTCTTCCGCCAGCGCTTTCTTCAGAAAGGGCTGTTGTGGTGGGCCCGCGGGGATTCGAACCCCGGACCTTCACCGTGTCAGGGTGACGTCATAACCAGTCTAGACCACGGGCCCGCCCAGGATGGTGGACCGGCCGGGATTTGAACCCGGGGCCTCCGCCTTGCCAAGGCGGCGCTCATACCAGGCTGAGCTACCGGCCCACATCCGCCGTAATCACCTATCGAGGTGGGTTTATAAATTTTGCGGTGTCTTCATTCGAGGAGCTCCTGCTCGACGAGCCCCACGATGTCCCTGTGAATGTCCTCGACCGTGTTCTGCGCGTTTACTATGCGCATCTCAGGGAACATTTCCGCAAGTTTCAGGTAGTTTTCCCTGACCTTCCTTTGGAGCTCGGCTATCTTGTCGAACTCGCTCTTTATGCTCCTGCCGTTTATCCTCTTCATGCTCTCCTTTACCGGGAGGTCGAGGAGTATCACGAGATCAGGCCGTATAGCGAACCTGTTGAGATCAACGAGCCACTCCAGATCGAGTCCCCTGGCCCACTGGTATGCGAGGGAAGAGTAGAAATAACGGTCCGATATTACGACTTTCCCGTCTCTTAATGAGGGGCCTATGAGCTTCTTCACGTGCTCCGCCCTATCCGCAGCGAACAGAAGTGCCTCCGCCTCGTGGCTTATCCTGGCCCCGTCGATTATACCCTCCTTTCCACCCGTGAGAACCAGCCTTCGGATGAGCTTGCCAAAGGCTGTGTCAGTGGGCTCTTTTGTGAGAACAACTTCATATCCTCTACTTTCAAACCAATCTGCCAGCATTTTAGCCTGCGTTGATTTACCAGCGCCATCGATGCCTTCCATGACTATGAACATACCCACCGCCGTCACCTCCAGAAAACGGAGGAAGTAAATGGGTGGCCTTTTAACGGTTTCCACCTTGATTGAAATGCACTCAAACGTTCTTTTTGATGTAATCCAGAAGCGTCCACATGCTCGAGAACTCTTCCTCCTCTCCTTCTCTATGGAATTCAACAACCCCATCGGGCCTGAAGCGCAGTCCAAAATTATAGCCGTCCTTTTTCAGCTTGTGGAGGAACACCTCTTTCGGCTTCGGCGGCAGGTAGCTTGTCATCATATCGTTTATTATCTCGACTTTTAGGCCCAGCGCATCTGAAAGGCGCGGGAAGAACAGTATCGCAGGAGTGTTCATGGCATCAACCAGAACCTTCTTTCCGAGGTTGAGGCGGTACTTCTTCAGGAGGTCGTTCGTGAAGTCGTCGAGGGCGTTTGGGTAGTAGACAGTTGCCCCGATGTCGCTTGGATGGGCCTCGATGAAGCTACGCGTTTCTAGGATGGTTTGAATCTCCTCCACGTCGAGCCCGCTCACTTCCACGCGGACTCCTTTATGGTAGTAGACGTAGGCTATGGGAAGACCCTTTTTGTGGGCGAAGTCCTTTAAGGCCACGAGGGGCATTAGACGGACGTCCATCGTAGTGGACCCAGTGCTGACGATTCCAACCACCATAGCTCTCTTCCCATAGCGCGAGAGTGCCCTTCCATCTCTCCCGGCTATCGTTGTCCCGTGTGCGACGGTTCCAATGGCCCTCCCGAGAAGGGCGAGCTCCTCTGGATTAAACTTCTCAGAGTAGTACAGCTCCATACTTTCACACCCCCTATGTATCACCGTGAGTGTTTAAAGTCCTGCCTATTTTTGAGGTTATCGGTGGTGCCCGATGTCCGTATTTATTCTCCAGGGCACTTAAACTTACCGGCAAACTATTTTAATACACCGGGGTACCCCCATAGGAGGCGATATTATGAACGCGCTCGAACGACTTGAGAAGCTCCTTGAACCGGAGCAGTTCGAGAAGGTTAAGGCGATAGACAACCCCGAGCTCCACGAATTCTTGGCGGAATGGATTGAGTGGCTCGAACCAGATAAGGTTTTCGTCTGCACGGACAGCCCAGAGGACGAGGGTTACGTCCGCTGGAAGGCCCTCTACTACGGCGAGGAAAAGATGCTGGAGATGCCCAACCACACCGTTCACTACGACAACTACTACGACCAGGCAAGGGACAAGGCCAACACTGCCATCCTCACCCCAGGCGGAAAGCCCCTCCCATACCTGAACACCAAAGACAGGGAAGAGGGCTTGAAAGAGATACGAGAGCTGATGAAGGGCATAATGAGGGGTAAGGAGCTCTTCGTGTGCTTCTTCGTCCTCGGACCTAAGAACTCAATATTCACGATTCCAGCCGTTCAGCTCACCGATTCTGCTTACGTTGCTCATTCCGATTTCATCCTCTACAGGAAGGGCTACGAGGAGTTCAAGCGTTTGGGCAGGAGTGCGCGCTTTTTCCGCTTCGTCCACAGCGAGGGCGAGCTCGATGAGAGGAAGACGAGCAAGAACCTGGACAAGAGGAGGATTTACATCGACCTCGAAGATGAAACCGTTTATTCCGTCAACACCCAGTACGGCGGCAACACGATTGGTTTGAAGAAGCCCGCGTTCCGCCTCACCATTGCCAGGGCAGTCAAGGAGGGCTGGCTCAGCGAGCACATGTTCCTGATGCGCGTAAACGGCCCGCACGGCAGAAAAACCTACTTTACCGGTGCTTACCCGAGCATGTGTGGGAAGACCTCAACAGCTATGATAAGCTGGGAGAATATAGTGGGAGACGACCTGAGCTTTATCCTGCCCGTGAACGGAGTTGCCAGGGGGGCGAACGTCGAGAAGGGAGTTTTCGGCATCATCCAGGGGGTGAACCCGGAGGATGACCCGATAATCTGGGGGATTCTCCACTCGCCCGTCGAGATAATCTTCTCCAACGTCCTCGTCAAGGACGGGAAGCCCTACTGGAACGACATGGGAGTTCCGGTTCCGGATGATGGCGAGAACCACAGCGGAAAGTGGTGGCGCGGAAAGAAGGACAAAGAGGGCAACGAGATACCGCCGAGCCACAAGAACGCGCGCTTCACGGTTTCCCTTGAGCACTTCCCCAACGCCGACCTCGAGGCCCTTGAGAACCCGTGTGGTGTGGAAGTCGGTGGCATGATATTTGGCGGCAGAGATGCCGACACCTGGCCGCCGGTGAGGGAGGCCTTTGACTGGAAGCATGGCGTCATAACAATGGGTGCCGCCTTGGAGAGCGAGACCACCGCGGCAACTCTTGGCAAGGAAGGGGTCAGGGCCTTCAACCCGATGGCCATCCTAGACTTCATGAGCGTCCACCTGGGAGACTACATCAGGAACTACCTTGAGTTCGAGAAGCACGTTAAAAAGACGCCCAAGGTTTTTGCAGTGAACTACTTCCTCCGCGAGGACGGGATGTGGCTCAACCACAAGCTGGACAAAGGTGTCTGGCTTAAGTGGATGGAGCTGAGGGTTCACGGCGACGTCGACGCGATAGAAACGCCCATCGGCTACATCCCGAGGTACGAGGACCTCGTGGGGCTCTTCGAAGAGGTTCTCAACAAGGAATACACGAGGGAGGACTACGAGAGGCAGTTCAAGATAAGGGTTCCGGAGCTCCTCGCCAAGATTGACCGCATCGAGGAAATCTACAGGAAGCTCGACAACGTTCCTGAGGAGCTATTCAAAGTCCTTGAGGAGGAGAGGAAGAGACTCCTTGAGGCCAGGGGGAAGTACGGTGATTACATAAGCCCATTCGCCCTTGAGGGCGAGTGAGTCTTTTTTTCTCCCTTTTCGTCATCTGTCGAGCGGCAAGACTTTTTAAGCCTTGGGAATATTCAGTATCACCATAAATGATACATGGTGATGGCCATGGTAAACATTTCAAACGCCGTTGAGGATGAAATAAGGAAGAAGCTCCCGTACCCTTTGGGAGACCTCGTTGATTTGGCCTACAACTACTGGTGGAGCTGGAACAGGAGGGCCACAAAGCTCTGGGAGTACATCGATCCAGAGCACTGGAGGGAGTATAAGAACCCAGTTAAATTGCTCCTTGATACCCCACAGGACCGCTTTAGGGAACTCCTCCGCGACGACGACTTCATGAACCTCTACGAACTGGTCATGGACCAGTTCCATGCCTACATGAACCAGCGCTCGACCTGGTTCTCGACCAACTACCCCAAGTGGGACAAGCCGATTGTATATCTGTGCATGGAGTACGGCATAAGCAAGAGCCTTCCGATCTACTCCGGCGGCCTTGGAATCCTCGCCGGCGACCACGTGAAGACCGCGAGCGACCTTGGTCTTCCGTTCATCGCTATAGGCCTCCTCTACAAGCACGGCTATTTCAGGCAGGAGATAGACCAGGACGGTAGGCAGGTTGAGATATTCCCTGAGTACAAGCCGGAGGAGATGCCAATAAAGCCCGTTCTTGACAAGGAGGGGAAGCCGCTCCGCATCGAGGTCCCAATTGGGGAGGGTATTGTCTACGCGAGGGCTTTCGAGGTGAACGTTGGCAGGGTCAAGCTCTACCTTCTCGATACCGATGTTCCAGAGAACAGCTCCGATGACAGGACAATATGCGACTACCTCTACAACGCAGAGATGGATAAGAGGATAAAGCAGGAAATCCTCCTCGGAATCGGTGGAATGATGCTCCTCAAGGCCCTTGAGATCGAGCCGGGGGTTATCCACCTCAACGAGGGGCATCCCGCCTTTGCAAACCTCCAGAGGATAACCTGGTATATGGGAGAGGGTCTTACCTTCACGGAAGCCCTCAGCATCGTGAGGGGGACAACGGTCTTCACTACTCACACGCCCGTTCCGGCGGGCCATGACAGGTTTCCGATTAGGGAGGTTAGAAAGAGGCTTGAAAAGTTCCTCAACGGAAGGGACGAGCTTCTGGAACTTGGAAGGGAAGGCGACCAGCTCAACATGACGCTCCTCGCTATAAGGACTTCCAGCTATGTCAACGGAGTCAGTAAGCTCCACGCGGAAGTGAGCAAGAAAATGTGGAAGGACCTCTGGCCGGGGGTTCCGCTCAATGAAATTCCAATAGAGGGAATCACGAACGGCGTCCACATCATGACGTGGGTTCACAACGAGATAAGGAAGCTCTTTGATCGGTACATTGGCAAGGTGTGGCGCGAACACGCCAACATCGAGGGCATCTGGTACGCCGTCGAGAGAATTCCGGACGACGAGCTCTGGGAAGCCCACCTTGAGGCCAAGAGGCAGTTCATAGAGCTGCTCAGGAAAAAGGCGATAGAGAGGAACAGGAGGCTCGGAATAGACGACCCGATACCAGCCATAGATGAGGACGCCCTTGTAATAGGCTTCGCCAGAAGGTTCGCGACCTACAAGCGCGCAACGCTCCTCCTGAGCGACCTTAAAAGGCTCAAGAAGATTCTCAGCAACCCCGAGAGGCCGGTTTATATCGTCTTCGGTGGCAAGGCCCACCCCATGGACAAGGCAGGGAAGGAGTTCCTCAAGCACGTTTACGAGATAAGCAAGATGCCCGAGTTCAGGGGCAAGATATTCGTCATGGAGAACTACGATATGGGAAGTGCTAGGCTTATGGTAGCCGGCGTTGACGTCTGGCTCAACAACCCGCGCAGACC encodes:
- a CDS encoding DUF835 domain-containing protein, which translates into the protein MRTAMIFSINIKGRSRGSEFSASPLVPHESLGKLVSNKLSSNNVLLITRTHPKLVFKIFRDSKGHLNVVWLSDVEDENSVNPRALYRLEALVENELSKRRSVLVFDGIEYLIIENGLTGTLKFLGKVRDMAALHDSEMYISVSDALGPKEQALIRRVLGLP
- the meaB gene encoding methylmalonyl Co-A mutase-associated GTPase MeaB, with product MLEELVHNAMAGDKKAVARLITMVENDEEKAREIVRLVHPHTGKAYVVGITGPPGAGKSTLLDKLIKLARDEGHRVGVIAVDPTSPFTGGALLGDRLRMQRHSTDPGVFIRSMATRGSLGGLAKATNDAIKVLDASGYDIIFVETVGVGQTEVDIVRTADTVVLVLVPGYGDEVQALKAGLMEIADIFAINKADREGTEMLHLEIQMAVEFERDRWRQLGWEPPIVETTAFTLKGVRPLWEAIGKHRDFMLSSGRLKERRRLRAVEEVKAIVVDSVVSRVEERLHSPEAEELIGGVLSGKIDPYSAADIVMERVFDGR
- the mce gene encoding methylmalonyl-CoA epimerase; the encoded protein is MFKKIDHVGIAVKNLEEAIKVWEGLGLKVDEIEEVPDQKVRTAIIHVGESRIELLEPTAEDSPIAKFIAKRGEGIHHMALGVNDIEATLKHLKEEGYRLIDEKPRIGAGGAKIAFVHPKAVTGVLLELCQRD
- the malP gene encoding maltodextrin phosphorylase is translated as MVNISNAVEDEIRKKLPYPLGDLVDLAYNYWWSWNRRATKLWEYIDPEHWREYKNPVKLLLDTPQDRFRELLRDDDFMNLYELVMDQFHAYMNQRSTWFSTNYPKWDKPIVYLCMEYGISKSLPIYSGGLGILAGDHVKTASDLGLPFIAIGLLYKHGYFRQEIDQDGRQVEIFPEYKPEEMPIKPVLDKEGKPLRIEVPIGEGIVYARAFEVNVGRVKLYLLDTDVPENSSDDRTICDYLYNAEMDKRIKQEILLGIGGMMLLKALEIEPGVIHLNEGHPAFANLQRITWYMGEGLTFTEALSIVRGTTVFTTHTPVPAGHDRFPIREVRKRLEKFLNGRDELLELGREGDQLNMTLLAIRTSSYVNGVSKLHAEVSKKMWKDLWPGVPLNEIPIEGITNGVHIMTWVHNEIRKLFDRYIGKVWREHANIEGIWYAVERIPDDELWEAHLEAKRQFIELLRKKAIERNRRLGIDDPIPAIDEDALVIGFARRFATYKRATLLLSDLKRLKKILSNPERPVYIVFGGKAHPMDKAGKEFLKHVYEISKMPEFRGKIFVMENYDMGSARLMVAGVDVWLNNPRRPMEASGTSGMKAGLNGVLNVSIYDGWWVEGYNGKNGWVIGEETTEPETEVDDPKDAESLYSLLEEEVVPTYYDNHSRWVYMMKESIKSIAPRFSTHRMVKEYMDRFYSKAMSNHIWLTRENYSGVKDIAAWKDRITTSWDEVEIRDAKVEGNRLEIRAYLDGIRPDDVEVELYYGVRAEGYDIEKPHILELRHSEKVGENEWLYVYEGNALRHLGDPCWHYAVRIHPHHEKLPHRFLLGLVKWKGLD
- the tmk gene encoding dTMP kinase, which gives rise to MFIVMEGIDGAGKSTQAKMLADWFESRGYEVVLTKEPTDTAFGKLIRRLVLTGGKEGIIDGARISHEAEALLFAADRAEHVKKLIGPSLRDGKVVISDRYFYSSLAYQWARGLDLEWLVDLNRFAIRPDLVILLDLPVKESMKRINGRSIKSEFDKIAELQRKVRENYLKLAEMFPEMRIVNAQNTVEDIHRDIVGLVEQELLE
- a CDS encoding phosphoenolpyruvate carboxykinase (GTP), translating into MNALERLEKLLEPEQFEKVKAIDNPELHEFLAEWIEWLEPDKVFVCTDSPEDEGYVRWKALYYGEEKMLEMPNHTVHYDNYYDQARDKANTAILTPGGKPLPYLNTKDREEGLKEIRELMKGIMRGKELFVCFFVLGPKNSIFTIPAVQLTDSAYVAHSDFILYRKGYEEFKRLGRSARFFRFVHSEGELDERKTSKNLDKRRIYIDLEDETVYSVNTQYGGNTIGLKKPAFRLTIARAVKEGWLSEHMFLMRVNGPHGRKTYFTGAYPSMCGKTSTAMISWENIVGDDLSFILPVNGVARGANVEKGVFGIIQGVNPEDDPIIWGILHSPVEIIFSNVLVKDGKPYWNDMGVPVPDDGENHSGKWWRGKKDKEGNEIPPSHKNARFTVSLEHFPNADLEALENPCGVEVGGMIFGGRDADTWPPVREAFDWKHGVITMGAALESETTAATLGKEGVRAFNPMAILDFMSVHLGDYIRNYLEFEKHVKKTPKVFAVNYFLREDGMWLNHKLDKGVWLKWMELRVHGDVDAIETPIGYIPRYEDLVGLFEEVLNKEYTREDYERQFKIRVPELLAKIDRIEEIYRKLDNVPEELFKVLEEERKRLLEARGKYGDYISPFALEGE
- a CDS encoding phospho-sugar mutase, whose protein sequence is MELYYSEKFNPEELALLGRAIGTVAHGTTIAGRDGRALSRYGKRAMVVGIVSTGSTTMDVRLMPLVALKDFAHKKGLPIAYVYYHKGVRVEVSGLDVEEIQTILETRSFIEAHPSDIGATVYYPNALDDFTNDLLKKYRLNLGKKVLVDAMNTPAILFFPRLSDALGLKVEIINDMMTSYLPPKPKEVFLHKLKKDGYNFGLRFRPDGVVEFHREGEEEEFSSMWTLLDYIKKNV